A window of the Desulforapulum autotrophicum HRM2 genome harbors these coding sequences:
- a CDS encoding SDR family oxidoreductase: protein MDFGIQGKVALVTASTRGLGRGCAEQLASEHCKLAICSRNPTEATQVARELSQKTGTQVVGFGADMGNAEEINRLIQEVQASLGDPDILVTNAGGPPPGTFATTPLDAYEKALGLNLMSAVHLIHGLTPAMVSKGWGRIIAITSISVKQPIGNLLLSNMARTGLTGFLKTIATELAPSGITVNALLPGTHRTSRIDQLAQHRADQENRPVAEIIQEMKDANPCKTIGDPLDFGAAAVFLASVQARYITGQNLLIDGGNYRGLI, encoded by the coding sequence ATGGATTTTGGAATTCAAGGAAAAGTTGCCCTGGTGACGGCATCAACCCGTGGATTGGGCCGCGGCTGTGCAGAACAGCTGGCCAGCGAACACTGCAAATTAGCCATCTGCTCCCGCAATCCGACCGAGGCAACCCAGGTTGCCCGTGAACTTTCACAAAAAACCGGGACCCAGGTCGTCGGTTTCGGGGCTGATATGGGCAATGCCGAGGAGATTAACCGCCTGATTCAAGAGGTTCAAGCCTCCCTGGGAGATCCTGATATCCTGGTGACAAATGCAGGCGGACCACCACCCGGAACCTTTGCAACCACACCTTTGGATGCCTATGAAAAAGCACTTGGGCTGAATTTAATGAGCGCGGTGCATCTGATCCACGGCCTGACCCCGGCCATGGTATCAAAAGGATGGGGAAGAATCATTGCCATTACTTCCATCTCAGTGAAACAGCCCATCGGCAACCTGCTGCTCTCCAATATGGCCCGCACCGGGCTGACCGGTTTTCTGAAAACCATTGCAACTGAACTTGCACCCTCAGGCATCACGGTCAATGCCCTTCTTCCAGGCACCCACAGAACATCCCGCATCGATCAGCTGGCACAGCACCGGGCGGATCAGGAAAACAGGCCTGTGGCAGAAATAATCCAGGAGATGAAGGACGCAAACCCCTGCAAAACCATTGGAGATCCATTGGATTTTGGTGCTGCCGCTGTTTTTCTGGCAAGTGTTCAGGCGCGCTATATTACAGGACAAAACCTGCTAATAGACGGTGGAAATTATCGTGGACTGATCTAA
- the mtgA gene encoding monofunctional biosynthetic peptidoglycan transglycosylase encodes MKRINRIRTWIWKTIVKMILCLFCFTIVQVLALKYINPPFTPDVAWEWAEAIIKNTPDKRPRYVWKDIKAVSPHLRRAVIAAEDQRFLSHNGFDVTEIKNAVSNLIRHGKLRGASTISMQTARSVFLLSSRSVFRKLAEAYYTVLIELFWDKRRIFEMYLNTVDWGTNVTGAEAAAQKYYSKSARHLTSNQAALMTAILPNPHKWSVKHPTQYLKMRQRQIMKNMPQMPLL; translated from the coding sequence ATGAAGAGAATTAACCGCATACGCACCTGGATCTGGAAAACTATCGTTAAGATGATCTTATGCCTGTTTTGCTTTACCATCGTGCAGGTTCTGGCACTTAAATACATCAACCCGCCATTTACCCCTGATGTGGCATGGGAATGGGCAGAAGCCATCATTAAAAACACCCCGGACAAACGTCCCCGTTATGTCTGGAAAGACATCAAAGCTGTTTCGCCGCACCTGAGAAGAGCAGTCATTGCCGCTGAAGATCAGCGGTTTTTATCCCACAACGGATTTGATGTCACGGAAATAAAAAATGCTGTATCAAATTTAATCCGCCATGGGAAACTCAGGGGAGCCAGTACCATCAGCATGCAGACTGCCAGAAGCGTGTTTTTGTTATCCAGTAGAAGCGTGTTTAGAAAATTGGCTGAGGCCTATTACACGGTCTTGATTGAACTGTTCTGGGACAAACGGCGAATTTTTGAAATGTATTTAAATACTGTGGATTGGGGAACCAACGTCACTGGCGCTGAAGCAGCCGCTCAAAAATACTATTCAAAAAGCGCCAGACACCTCACATCGAATCAGGCGGCGCTGATGACGGCTATTTTGCCGAACCCGCACAAATGGTCTGTCAAGCACCCCACCCAGTATTTGAAAATGCGACAGCGACAGATCATGAAAAACATGCCTCAGATGCCGCTGTTGTAA
- a CDS encoding acyl-CoA thioesterase: MPLENTPFTQSIDIRFADTDANGHVFFANYLTYFDTAFLKYLDHISCSFDWFIQNNMNFYYVEACSQYKSALTYGDEILVSVTISKFGRTSFTIAFEGKHATSGRLAATGHIVAVVVDKATEAPVEIPEAFKIATRIAHQS, encoded by the coding sequence ATGCCCCTGGAAAATACCCCCTTCACCCAGTCCATAGACATTCGCTTTGCCGATACCGATGCCAACGGCCATGTTTTTTTTGCCAATTACCTAACCTATTTTGACACGGCCTTTCTTAAATATCTGGATCACATCAGCTGCAGTTTTGACTGGTTTATCCAAAACAACATGAATTTCTACTATGTGGAAGCGTGCTCACAGTACAAATCTGCCCTGACCTATGGTGATGAAATCCTTGTCTCTGTAACAATTTCAAAATTTGGCAGAACCAGCTTTACCATTGCCTTTGAAGGCAAACACGCAACAAGTGGTCGCCTTGCCGCCACCGGACATATAGTTGCCGTTGTGGTGGACAAGGCGACGGAAGCACCCGTTGAAATTCCGGAAGCATTCAAAATTGCGACCCGTATAGCCCATCAATCATAG
- a CDS encoding DUF1638 domain-containing protein: MEDKKTIHIIGCGVLAPDIKHIAQKEGLNVKMNFLPGGLHNSPDELRRRLQEAIEQSASDPLCSRIVVGYGVCGMGSVGIRAPRVPLVFARVHDCIALFMGSDRAYKREFEKYPGTFYISAGWYKEKEVPKEKKSEKIWVGTESMGCQDLKDQYGEEGGGKIIDFFSSWHHNYKRAAFIDTGVGTSEKSAEYAWEMAEKYNWKYERIQGDLSLMTRLLTQETSDGEIVIVPPGHVTIFSAQANGLDFAPDSDSTLSGGGEPRHLVYDEENNHGLSIHYGLGIDAGGTYTDVSVYDFNDKKIVDKNKALTTKWDFSIGIDEVLSGIDPDVLSKVELVSVSTTLATNAIVEGEGQKTGLILMVSGGHVSDELISHTPRCNVKGQINISGNEVEPVDEDEIRNAVRHMLEKEGVTAFAVSGFAGAINPDHELAVKRIINEETGLVACCGHELSDLLNFVVRAQTAVLNARIIPRMIKFFRELGDVLKKRGIHAPMMVVKGDGTLMSAAMAKERPVETILSGPAASVAGARLLTGLEEAMVVDMGGTTTDTADICEGLVDVCESGANVGGFVTHVKALDMRTVGLGGDSLIRWNQNEFVIGPRRVGPIVWAHAAHPQGVKPALQYMESHRLSMLSQTLLVAMEGKISFVPTPQEQKVYDLLRKRPHTPEELLPHLKILAVQFLPLERLEESGLVQRCGLTPTDLLHVKGEFTKWDAEPAHFMVNIMSFFSKKPKKELIDTLLNQMEIDLALELLKKQMARDFAMDEMENTPVFKQLMEQIVNPGNSRYAISARFNHPIIGIGAPVHYFLPQAGKRVNAQVIIPEDADVANAVGAITSHIMIKRKLSIKTNSFGRFVVEGVAGNKQFISIGQAETWAVEYLKDHVQELGRCAGTSCKTVAMDIEDQVVNTSGGIPLFLGRTIVATLSGRPDMVL, from the coding sequence ATGGAAGATAAAAAAACAATTCATATCATTGGGTGCGGCGTCCTGGCACCGGATATAAAGCATATTGCCCAAAAAGAGGGCCTTAACGTAAAAATGAATTTTCTCCCTGGTGGATTGCACAATTCACCAGATGAGCTTCGCCGACGACTCCAGGAAGCCATTGAACAATCTGCCTCAGATCCCCTGTGCAGTCGCATTGTGGTGGGATATGGGGTATGCGGTATGGGATCCGTCGGCATTCGTGCCCCCCGTGTGCCCCTGGTCTTTGCCCGGGTACACGATTGTATTGCCCTTTTCATGGGCAGTGATCGGGCTTATAAACGTGAATTTGAAAAATATCCGGGTACCTTCTACATCTCTGCTGGATGGTATAAGGAAAAAGAAGTCCCCAAAGAAAAAAAGTCTGAAAAAATATGGGTGGGAACGGAGTCCATGGGGTGTCAGGATTTAAAAGACCAGTACGGAGAAGAGGGTGGTGGTAAAATTATTGATTTTTTTAGTTCCTGGCACCACAATTATAAACGGGCCGCTTTTATTGACACGGGGGTTGGTACCTCAGAAAAATCTGCCGAATATGCCTGGGAAATGGCGGAAAAATATAATTGGAAATATGAACGTATTCAAGGGGATCTCTCTTTGATGACCCGGTTGCTCACCCAGGAGACCTCCGACGGGGAGATTGTCATTGTTCCTCCGGGCCATGTCACTATTTTTTCAGCCCAGGCAAATGGTCTTGATTTTGCGCCAGACAGTGACAGCACTCTTTCCGGGGGAGGGGAACCCCGTCACCTGGTGTATGATGAGGAGAACAATCATGGCCTCTCCATCCACTATGGTCTGGGTATTGATGCCGGGGGAACTTACACCGATGTCTCTGTATATGATTTTAATGATAAAAAGATAGTTGATAAAAACAAGGCCTTGACCACCAAATGGGATTTTTCCATTGGCATTGACGAGGTCTTGTCCGGCATTGATCCAGATGTGCTTTCCAAGGTGGAGTTGGTGTCTGTTTCCACCACCCTTGCCACCAACGCCATTGTGGAGGGGGAGGGGCAGAAGACGGGCCTGATTCTCATGGTCAGTGGCGGTCATGTGTCAGATGAGCTTATTTCCCATACCCCACGATGTAATGTAAAGGGGCAGATCAACATCAGCGGCAATGAAGTTGAACCCGTGGATGAGGATGAAATTCGCAATGCGGTGCGTCATATGCTGGAGAAAGAGGGTGTTACCGCCTTTGCCGTATCCGGATTTGCCGGGGCCATAAATCCTGACCATGAACTGGCGGTGAAACGGATTATCAATGAGGAAACAGGGCTGGTGGCCTGTTGTGGTCATGAGCTTTCCGATCTGCTCAATTTTGTGGTCCGGGCCCAGACAGCGGTGCTCAATGCCCGTATTATTCCCCGGATGATTAAATTTTTCCGAGAACTGGGTGATGTTTTAAAAAAACGGGGTATTCACGCACCGATGATGGTGGTCAAGGGGGATGGTACCCTTATGTCGGCTGCCATGGCCAAAGAGCGTCCCGTGGAAACCATATTATCCGGTCCGGCGGCCAGTGTGGCCGGTGCCAGGCTTCTCACCGGTTTAGAAGAGGCCATGGTCGTGGACATGGGCGGCACCACAACGGATACGGCAGATATCTGTGAAGGGCTTGTGGATGTTTGCGAAAGTGGTGCCAATGTGGGGGGCTTTGTCACCCATGTCAAGGCCCTGGATATGCGTACGGTGGGACTGGGAGGGGACAGCCTTATTCGGTGGAACCAGAATGAATTTGTCATTGGACCCCGCCGGGTGGGCCCCATTGTATGGGCCCATGCCGCACATCCCCAGGGGGTTAAACCTGCCTTGCAGTACATGGAAAGCCATAGACTTTCCATGCTTTCCCAAACCCTTCTGGTGGCCATGGAAGGAAAAATTTCCTTTGTGCCCACCCCGCAAGAGCAAAAGGTATATGATCTGCTTAGAAAACGGCCCCATACACCGGAAGAGCTGTTACCCCATCTTAAAATACTGGCAGTACAATTTCTTCCCCTGGAACGGCTGGAGGAGAGTGGGCTGGTACAGCGATGCGGTTTAACCCCCACGGATCTTCTGCACGTAAAAGGCGAATTCACCAAATGGGATGCGGAACCCGCCCATTTCATGGTAAATATCATGTCATTTTTTTCAAAAAAACCAAAAAAAGAGTTGATTGACACCCTTCTAAATCAAATGGAAATAGATCTTGCCCTGGAGCTTTTGAAAAAACAGATGGCCCGGGATTTTGCCATGGATGAGATGGAAAATACGCCGGTATTTAAACAATTAATGGAACAGATTGTGAACCCGGGAAACAGTCGTTATGCCATCTCTGCCAGGTTTAATCATCCGATCATCGGCATTGGTGCGCCAGTGCATTATTTTCTACCCCAGGCCGGTAAACGGGTCAACGCCCAGGTGATTATTCCCGAAGATGCCGATGTTGCCAATGCTGTGGGTGCAATCACCAGTCATATCATGATCAAGCGCAAACTCTCCATAAAGACGAATAGTTTTGGACGCTTTGTTGTGGAGGGCGTGGCCGGAAATAAACAGTTCATCAGTATTGGCCAGGCTGAAACCTGGGCCGTTGAATATCTTAAAGATCATGTCCAGGAGCTGGGGCGATGCGCCGGCACCAGCTGTAAAACCGTTGCCATGGACATTGAGGACCAGGTGGTAAATACCAGTGGCGGTATTCCACTTTTTCTGGGTCGAACCATTGTGGCGACCCTTTCGGGTCGTCCGGATATGGTGTTGTGA
- a CDS encoding DUF547 domain-containing protein — protein sequence MLKKTNLVVIFLMAFILVFSALKTPVMATGSVDNQIYATLLKKHVIAGRVNYDGLKTDELLLDQYLEILSNTDIASLSKTAQFAFYINAYNAFTIKLILTRYPDLGSIKDLGGFLSSPWDIQFIRLQDKKISLDMIEHDILRPDFKDPRVHFAINCASKSCPPLHNEPYEPDRLEAQLDQQARAFINAENNFIIKGSQISISKIFKWFKGDFDDNPLKFIRAYASGNLKDALESNSVITKINYLDYDWSLNN from the coding sequence ATGCTGAAAAAAACAAATCTGGTTGTGATTTTTCTAATGGCTTTTATTCTGGTCTTCTCTGCCTTGAAAACGCCTGTGATGGCAACTGGAAGTGTCGACAATCAAATATATGCCACACTATTAAAAAAGCATGTGATTGCCGGCCGGGTCAATTATGATGGTTTAAAAACAGACGAACTTCTGTTGGATCAGTATCTCGAGATACTCAGCAATACCGACATTGCTTCTCTTTCTAAAACCGCTCAATTTGCCTTTTACATCAATGCCTACAATGCTTTTACCATAAAGCTGATCCTTACCAGATACCCGGACCTTGGTTCCATTAAGGATCTTGGCGGATTTCTTTCAAGCCCATGGGATATCCAATTCATCCGGTTGCAGGATAAAAAAATTTCTCTGGATATGATCGAACACGATATTTTACGTCCCGATTTCAAAGATCCAAGGGTACATTTTGCCATCAATTGTGCATCTAAAAGCTGCCCACCTCTTCACAATGAGCCCTACGAACCCGATCGCCTGGAAGCGCAGCTTGACCAGCAGGCAAGAGCATTTATTAACGCTGAGAACAATTTTATCATCAAGGGATCCCAGATCTCCATCAGTAAGATTTTTAAATGGTTTAAAGGGGATTTTGATGATAACCCACTGAAATTTATACGTGCCTATGCCTCTGGTAATTTAAAGGATGCCCTGGAATCCAATTCTGTTATAACCAAGATCAATTACCTTGATTATGACTGGTCCCTGAACAATTAA
- a CDS encoding cysteine peptidase family C39 domain-containing protein: MQMSRGELEPKVPIIFILSLTKSIFLSKVEFKFNIGEKQQVQLCQEYEGVFEIGSNVDVMLKIDSFRQKPGYCGPASLKIVLGYLGVKITEKKLALISGCNPACGIGAEGLVGAAQKLGFRGQVKDFSDLDDIREWVNCKKIPVIVDWFAFEGGHYSVVSGIDTENIYLEDPSLGHRRALKLSTFMRLWFDFPSNYLKSKDELIIRRMIIIDRRTYDERLRKTTGYYAELKKLVAGRSDIRIEGHLLKQRNSETDFYRIVSRDVKPNDRFMIIRAGIHGDEVAGPLTIIRYFNRIFDYAHKRGIKLIIYPLGNPTGYDARQRYNTDEGEGSDFNNDFVRYELENGKLVDDIRRGAKFKRWYLSSDSRLNLNLPAETLLMHHLLRRDPLENIVAALDLHQDNISKIDYPAAYHYAFGDLSVYGRIVEAIHKTVPILAHKVINAGQNSGMRTDREGFIVRHDGTFGDLMYRLGVSYPVTAETTGKTPIETACRVNWLWIKGLVDLVAKKRAIVKRSFSREVVQPFKKFASRHRLINAGRVTTDAGVYPIYAVLTLNHSRDLPRIILSAGIHGEEPAGVYALLEFMHRDLARYLGHFSFMILPCLNPYGFTRCVRYGSQATDLNRSFDNDTGVPEIAAVKDLLHQFSGPYRLAVDLHETDTYMPRGKAFLVEDIPAGFYMYETTPSGRPVLGPAILKALHTAGYPITKRQLVYDAECRNGLITSISPNAPDYPAQSEFNGTLDWYMLKKNYTQHSITTETPTAWPLRRRIAAHRKALIHALNNLKKNL, from the coding sequence ATGCAGATGTCCAGGGGTGAACTTGAACCCAAGGTTCCCATTATTTTCATACTTTCCTTGACTAAAAGCATCTTCCTCTCTAAAGTTGAGTTCAAATTTAATATTGGAGAGAAACAACAGGTTCAACTTTGCCAGGAGTACGAAGGCGTTTTTGAGATTGGTTCTAATGTGGATGTGATGTTGAAGATCGATTCTTTCAGACAAAAGCCTGGCTATTGCGGCCCGGCATCGTTAAAAATAGTGCTGGGCTATCTGGGTGTTAAAATCACTGAAAAAAAACTGGCACTGATATCCGGTTGCAACCCGGCCTGCGGGATCGGGGCAGAGGGCCTTGTGGGTGCCGCCCAGAAGCTTGGTTTCCGCGGTCAAGTTAAAGATTTTTCAGACCTGGATGATATCCGTGAGTGGGTTAATTGTAAAAAGATACCGGTCATTGTCGATTGGTTCGCCTTTGAAGGGGGACATTATTCTGTCGTAAGCGGCATCGACACGGAAAATATCTACCTGGAAGACCCGAGCCTGGGTCATCGGCGGGCACTGAAGCTTTCAACTTTTATGCGGTTGTGGTTTGACTTTCCCAGCAATTACCTTAAATCCAAAGACGAGTTGATCATCCGGCGAATGATCATCATCGACAGGCGCACCTATGATGAGCGGCTTCGGAAAACCACCGGCTACTATGCGGAATTGAAGAAACTGGTGGCCGGGCGAAGCGATATCCGAATCGAAGGGCACCTCCTCAAACAGCGCAACTCCGAAACCGATTTTTACCGGATCGTCTCGCGCGACGTCAAGCCAAACGATCGATTCATGATCATCCGCGCCGGGATCCACGGGGATGAAGTGGCCGGTCCGCTGACCATTATCCGTTATTTTAACCGCATCTTCGATTATGCCCATAAACGCGGGATTAAGCTCATTATCTATCCCCTTGGCAATCCGACAGGCTACGATGCCCGGCAGCGCTATAACACCGATGAGGGCGAGGGGTCTGACTTTAACAACGATTTTGTACGCTACGAGCTTGAAAATGGGAAACTGGTGGATGACATCCGCCGGGGCGCTAAATTTAAACGGTGGTACTTGTCGTCCGACAGTCGGCTGAATCTGAACCTGCCGGCCGAAACGCTCCTCATGCACCATCTTCTGCGACGTGACCCTCTGGAAAACATCGTCGCAGCCCTCGACCTGCATCAGGACAACATTTCCAAAATTGATTATCCCGCCGCCTATCATTACGCTTTCGGAGATCTCTCGGTTTATGGCAGGATCGTTGAGGCGATCCATAAAACCGTGCCGATTCTGGCCCACAAGGTGATCAACGCCGGCCAGAACAGTGGCATGAGAACTGACAGAGAGGGCTTCATCGTCCGACATGACGGAACCTTTGGTGACCTGATGTACCGTCTTGGGGTGTCATATCCGGTAACGGCCGAAACCACCGGCAAAACGCCGATCGAAACGGCCTGTCGGGTCAATTGGCTATGGATCAAAGGTCTTGTCGACCTGGTGGCCAAAAAGCGCGCCATCGTTAAACGGTCTTTTAGTCGCGAGGTCGTTCAGCCGTTTAAAAAATTTGCATCCAGGCATCGCCTCATCAATGCTGGACGGGTCACGACCGATGCCGGGGTTTATCCCATATACGCGGTCCTCACCCTTAATCACTCCAGAGATCTTCCCCGCATCATCCTTTCGGCCGGCATTCACGGCGAAGAGCCGGCCGGGGTTTATGCCCTCCTGGAATTTATGCACCGGGACCTCGCCAGGTATCTGGGGCATTTTTCTTTTATGATTCTGCCCTGCCTCAATCCCTATGGCTTTACCCGTTGTGTACGTTACGGCAGCCAAGCAACCGACCTGAATCGATCTTTCGACAATGATACCGGGGTGCCGGAAATCGCCGCTGTCAAGGATTTGCTGCACCAGTTTTCTGGCCCCTACCGTCTGGCGGTTGACCTGCATGAAACCGACACCTATATGCCCCGGGGCAAGGCTTTTTTGGTCGAGGATATTCCGGCCGGATTCTATATGTACGAAACCACCCCCAGCGGGCGGCCGGTTCTCGGCCCGGCGATCCTGAAAGCCCTCCACACCGCAGGCTATCCCATCACAAAGCGCCAGTTGGTATACGACGCCGAATGCCGCAACGGACTGATCACATCCATTTCTCCCAACGCCCCTGATTACCCGGCGCAGTCCGAATTCAACGGCACTCTGGATTGGTATATGCTCAAAAAAAATTATACTCAACATTCGATTACAACCGAGACGCCCACCGCCTGGCCTTTAAGACGACGGATTGCCGCCCACAGAAAAGCACTGATCCATGCGTTGAACAACCTTAAAAAAAATTTGTAG
- a CDS encoding TrmO family methyltransferase domain-containing protein, with translation MIPPPRGGKRKPITGVFSTRSPDRPPSPLGLHRVTVLEIFGHRLKVGPMEAIDGTPVVSIKPVLHGTMEY, from the coding sequence TTGATTCCCCCCCCACGGGGTGGTAAAAGAAAACCTATAACGGGTGTCTTTTCTACACGGTCTCCAGACAGACCACCCAGCCCACTTGGCCTGCACCGGGTTACCGTTTTGGAAATCTTTGGGCATCGATTAAAAGTTGGCCCCATGGAAGCCATTGATGGAACACCTGTGGTCTCCATAAAGCCTGTGCTCCATGGCACAATGGAATATTAA
- the topB gene encoding type IA DNA topoisomerase — translation MTELILTEKFSVASDFAKALGVKNKKDGYFEGDAHVITWAVGHLVELFEPDDYDAGLKKWRVETLPLIPERFRYKPITRTLQQFRTIKALLTQRQFDRIIIATDAGREGEVIARTILLESGFRDKERIMRFWTSQALVPKVVRDTMNQLKPITDYDRLWRAGYYRQVSDWLVGMNLTRLMTVRLGDLFSVGRVQTAVLAMLVDRRNEREHFIPETYWNFKVLFSGDKGRWTGRWFKEKETRITDKPQADALLERFQAEKAPGVVVSMKKETKQEPPPLLFSLTDLQQEANNRFGFPAKKTLAIAQALYQDRKCLSYPRTDSKVLGTASLGLVNTVLGKLEQACPDLFAFVDPKRVSLSNRRVFNDAKLTDHHALIPFKPISEAASRDEKLLFDLVVRRFAAAFHPDCRFESTRVVTLFAKETFQTRGKVILDPGWQRVYGTGIRDKAEAEIIPPLVEGDEGAVEKIEREEKQTSPPPDYSDSLLLKDMTNPGRYVAEEEIKRLYRGDIGIGTQSTRAQIIETLISRGYVQRAGKRLLATDKGGYLVTQLRKCPISSVLTSPEETARWEMQLNTIALGEGSDIRFLDHIKAFVTNAVAELKSAGLNVKLFKAEQPQAAVIGICPACGKAVRENPKAFSCEDRGCEFVIFKRIAGKSISAKMATNLLQYRKSGPFKGFISKKKKRFSASLKIVNENGHWKVTFDFNNQGKASSNNGQASPDPRRSISTVERVRSEPRGPESLSAPGSEPTQGAETMRCPLCNGTIIEGNRGFGCSNWRPEHGDCRFVIWKEIAGKTLTLQNLETLIAGKKTRPYVLKNSNGDKFKASMKMVKAPGQGVAIEVEPQGEGQGFKVLCLR, via the coding sequence ATGACAGAATTGATATTGACAGAAAAATTCTCCGTGGCCTCGGATTTTGCCAAGGCCCTGGGAGTGAAGAATAAAAAGGACGGCTATTTTGAGGGGGATGCCCATGTGATCACCTGGGCCGTGGGTCACCTGGTGGAGCTGTTTGAGCCGGATGATTATGATGCAGGCCTCAAAAAATGGCGGGTGGAGACCTTGCCCCTTATTCCCGAACGATTTCGATACAAGCCCATCACAAGAACCCTGCAGCAGTTTCGGACCATCAAGGCCCTTTTAACCCAGCGGCAATTTGACCGGATTATCATTGCAACGGATGCGGGACGGGAGGGGGAGGTTATTGCCCGGACCATCCTGCTTGAGTCGGGCTTTAGGGACAAGGAACGGATCATGCGTTTCTGGACCAGCCAGGCCCTGGTGCCCAAGGTGGTCAGGGACACCATGAATCAGCTCAAGCCCATAACGGACTACGATCGCCTGTGGCGTGCCGGGTATTACCGCCAGGTATCGGACTGGCTGGTGGGCATGAACCTGACCCGCTTAATGACCGTGAGGCTTGGCGATCTTTTTTCAGTGGGCCGTGTGCAGACGGCGGTGCTGGCCATGCTTGTGGACCGGCGGAACGAGCGGGAGCACTTTATTCCCGAGACCTATTGGAATTTCAAGGTGCTGTTTTCCGGTGACAAGGGGCGCTGGACCGGGCGCTGGTTCAAGGAGAAAGAGACCCGGATTACGGACAAGCCCCAGGCGGACGCACTTTTGGAGCGGTTCCAGGCTGAGAAGGCCCCCGGTGTTGTGGTCTCCATGAAAAAAGAGACAAAGCAAGAGCCACCTCCGCTGCTTTTTTCTTTGACCGACCTTCAGCAGGAGGCCAACAATCGGTTTGGATTTCCGGCCAAAAAGACCCTGGCCATTGCCCAGGCCCTGTACCAGGACAGAAAGTGCCTCTCCTATCCCCGAACTGATTCAAAGGTCCTTGGCACCGCCAGCCTTGGTCTTGTTAACACTGTGTTGGGAAAACTTGAGCAGGCCTGTCCTGACCTGTTCGCCTTTGTGGACCCCAAGCGGGTGAGCCTTTCCAACCGGCGGGTGTTCAACGATGCAAAGCTCACTGACCACCATGCACTGATACCGTTCAAGCCCATTTCTGAGGCGGCCAGCCGGGATGAGAAGCTTTTATTTGACCTGGTGGTGCGGCGGTTTGCTGCGGCATTTCATCCGGATTGCCGGTTTGAAAGCACCCGGGTGGTGACCTTGTTTGCAAAGGAGACCTTTCAGACCCGGGGTAAAGTGATCCTGGATCCCGGATGGCAGCGGGTCTATGGTACAGGTATCCGTGACAAGGCTGAAGCTGAAATCATTCCGCCCCTGGTGGAGGGGGACGAGGGCGCTGTCGAAAAGATCGAACGGGAAGAGAAACAGACCAGCCCGCCCCCCGATTATTCAGATTCCCTGCTCCTCAAGGACATGACAAATCCGGGTCGGTATGTGGCTGAAGAAGAGATCAAGCGCCTCTATCGGGGAGATATCGGAATCGGCACCCAGTCCACAAGGGCGCAGATCATTGAAACCCTTATATCCAGGGGATATGTTCAGCGGGCAGGCAAACGACTTCTTGCCACGGACAAGGGGGGGTATCTGGTCACCCAGCTGAGAAAATGCCCGATCTCTTCGGTCTTGACCTCTCCCGAGGAGACGGCCCGGTGGGAGATGCAACTCAATACCATTGCCCTTGGAGAAGGGTCGGATATTCGGTTTCTGGATCATATCAAGGCCTTTGTTACCAATGCCGTGGCAGAACTGAAATCAGCAGGGCTCAACGTGAAGCTGTTCAAGGCCGAACAACCCCAGGCAGCGGTGATCGGTATCTGTCCCGCCTGCGGCAAGGCGGTCCGGGAAAACCCCAAGGCTTTTTCCTGTGAGGACAGGGGATGTGAGTTTGTGATCTTCAAGAGAATCGCCGGCAAAAGCATTTCCGCCAAAATGGCAACAAACCTGTTGCAATACCGTAAGTCCGGTCCGTTCAAGGGATTTATCTCCAAGAAGAAAAAACGATTCTCCGCCTCCCTTAAAATTGTCAACGAGAACGGACACTGGAAGGTTACCTTTGATTTCAACAATCAGGGAAAAGCATCCTCAAACAATGGGCAAGCCAGCCCCGACCCAAGGAGAAGCATCTCGACTGTTGAACGGGTCAGGTCGGAGCCCAGGGGCCCAGAGTCACTGTCAGCACCCGGAAGTGAACCCACCCAGGGCGCAGAAACCATGCGCTGTCCCCTTTGCAACGGAACCATTATCGAAGGCAACCGGGGATTTGGATGTTCCAACTGGCGGCCGGAACATGGGGATTGCCGATTTGTGATCTGGAAGGAAATCGCAGGTAAAACGCTGACCCTTCAAAACTTGGAGACCCTTATTGCGGGCAAAAAGACCCGGCCCTATGTGTTGAAAAACAGCAACGGCGACAAGTTCAAGGCAAGCATGAAGATGGTCAAGGCCCCAGGCCAGGGGGTTGCCATCGAGGTTGAACCCCAGGGTGAAGGCCAGGGATTCAAGGTTCTTTGCCTGCGATAA